A region from the Halomarina litorea genome encodes:
- a CDS encoding Lrp/AsnC family transcriptional regulator codes for MSTTNTDPENAPEWEFKERDVYILQELSDDPQLSSRELARILDEEYDIDVSHVTVSESIRGMREQGVFREAIVPNEEYFIFGMFEFKLDPEHFDETWRDALEAIRGSPNTLFMFLSDGEYQWKSIMMFPNRRAESRWIHQFYKDHGKSVQNIRNSVVHNVLKFRTDPELLGTLYED; via the coding sequence ATGAGTACCACCAACACCGACCCCGAGAACGCTCCGGAGTGGGAGTTCAAGGAACGGGACGTCTACATCCTGCAGGAATTGTCGGACGACCCACAGCTCTCCTCGCGGGAACTGGCGCGCATCCTCGACGAGGAGTACGACATCGACGTCTCGCACGTCACGGTCAGCGAGTCCATCCGCGGGATGCGCGAACAGGGGGTGTTCCGCGAGGCCATCGTCCCCAACGAGGAGTACTTCATCTTCGGGATGTTCGAGTTCAAACTCGACCCCGAGCACTTCGACGAGACGTGGCGCGACGCCCTCGAAGCCATCCGCGGGTCGCCCAACACCCTGTTCATGTTCCTCTCGGACGGCGAGTACCAGTGGAAGTCCATCATGATGTTCCCGAACCGTCGCGCCGAGTCACGCTGGATCCACCAGTTCTACAAGGACCACGGGAAGTCCGTCCAGAACATCCGCAACAGTGTCGTCCACAACGTCCTGAAGTTCCGCACCGACCCGGAACTGCTCGGGACGCTCTACGAGGACTGA
- a CDS encoding CPBP family intramembrane glutamic endopeptidase, whose product MATTSRLKGVDSRVVAVLAATGLSVAGLGTGILLVVVAAQVLTAASVTITETLSLVLSLVLVQGVGVLLVAAIYFAVTDRSFGFVGLRTPTLGDFAWVGGGFLLSVLGYVAVAVVMASTGTQSAQNEVVGIVEGNPDLLLWLVPLSFLLIGPGEELLFRGIVQGRLREAFGPALAIGVATFIFVALHYFSLSGSATQRLVYITALVPPALVFAVSYERTNNILVPSLIHGAYNALQFGLLYVALKYGPELQETAAGLL is encoded by the coding sequence ATGGCTACCACTTCGCGCCTGAAGGGCGTCGACTCGCGGGTCGTCGCGGTCCTCGCCGCCACTGGTCTCTCCGTCGCCGGTCTCGGCACCGGTATCCTCCTCGTCGTCGTTGCGGCGCAGGTCCTCACCGCCGCGTCGGTCACCATCACGGAGACGCTGTCGCTCGTCCTCTCGCTCGTCCTCGTCCAGGGAGTCGGCGTTCTCCTCGTCGCGGCCATCTACTTCGCGGTCACCGACCGGTCGTTCGGGTTCGTCGGCCTGCGGACGCCGACGCTCGGCGACTTCGCGTGGGTCGGCGGCGGCTTCCTGCTCTCGGTGCTCGGCTACGTCGCCGTCGCCGTCGTGATGGCCTCGACCGGAACCCAGTCGGCCCAGAACGAGGTCGTCGGCATCGTCGAGGGGAACCCGGACCTGCTGCTGTGGCTCGTCCCCCTCTCCTTTCTCCTCATCGGCCCCGGCGAGGAACTGCTCTTCCGGGGCATCGTGCAGGGTCGCCTCCGCGAGGCGTTCGGCCCCGCTCTCGCCATCGGCGTGGCGACGTTCATCTTCGTCGCCCTCCACTACTTCTCGCTGTCGGGGAGCGCTACCCAGCGGCTGGTCTACATCACGGCGCTGGTCCCGCCGGCTCTCGTCTTCGCCGTCAGCTACGAGCGGACGAACAACATCCTCGTCCCCTCCCTCATCCACGGGGCGTACAACGCCCTCCAGTTCGGCCTGCTCTACGTCGCGCTGAAGTACGGTCCGGAACTGCAGGAGACGGCCGCCGGCCTGCTCTGA
- a CDS encoding FAD-dependent oxidoreductase has product MTDVIVVGGGPAGLSAALFASKNGLDTVCFDTDGTWMHKAHLFNYLGVGSIGGDSFMTTARQQADDFGVDRRQGEEVTGVDQSDDGFTVTSEGSEASAPYLVLATGANRDLAESLGCDFTDEDVVEVDVTMETSVENAYATGAMVRAEEWQAVISAGDGAAAALNILTKEKGDHFHDFDTPGDADEMFGEMRDSSE; this is encoded by the coding sequence ATGACTGACGTCATCGTGGTCGGCGGCGGACCGGCCGGACTGAGCGCGGCGCTGTTCGCCTCGAAGAACGGCCTCGACACCGTTTGTTTCGACACCGACGGGACGTGGATGCACAAGGCCCACCTGTTCAACTACCTCGGGGTCGGGTCCATCGGCGGCGACTCGTTCATGACCACCGCCCGCCAGCAGGCCGACGACTTCGGCGTCGACCGCAGGCAGGGCGAGGAGGTCACCGGGGTCGACCAGTCGGACGACGGCTTCACCGTCACGAGCGAGGGGAGCGAGGCGTCCGCGCCCTATCTCGTCCTCGCGACGGGCGCGAACCGTGACCTCGCCGAGTCGCTCGGCTGTGACTTCACCGACGAGGACGTCGTGGAGGTGGACGTGACGATGGAGACGAGCGTCGAGAACGCCTACGCGACGGGCGCGATGGTCCGCGCCGAGGAGTGGCAGGCGGTCATCTCGGCGGGCGACGGCGCGGCCGCCGCGCTGAACATCCTCACGAAGGAGAAGGGCGACCACTTCCACGACTTCGACACGCCCGGGGACGCAGACGAGATGTTCGGAGAGATGCGAGATTCGAGCGAGTAG
- a CDS encoding alpha/beta fold hydrolase, with product MDLPDGWTAGTVHLGGVELRYYRTGDGPPLVMAHGFYENGRCWERLVSDLATDYDVVTYDARGHGRSDAPASGYDVGSRIADLVGLVEALSLADPILLGHSMGGSTAAWTAATHPDLPRALVLEDPAGMYGDPELGPAERARFVRETLREWADESTVEESSTNDTADEAGWERRVAVANAECSPEIAEIAREGYPLLGDAFERITCPTLVLKADADTERRVTDLDIADALGDGRLVHVPGAGHGVFRSEYDAAFAEMRAFLRRVCVVETEEGRRGVGRRLRPPATATDRRGRRRRPDSAPRRRR from the coding sequence ATGGACCTCCCCGACGGCTGGACCGCCGGAACCGTCCACCTGGGCGGTGTCGAACTCCGGTACTATCGTACCGGCGACGGCCCGCCGCTGGTCATGGCACACGGGTTCTACGAGAACGGGCGATGCTGGGAACGACTGGTGTCCGACCTCGCCACCGACTACGACGTGGTGACGTACGACGCCCGCGGCCACGGCCGGTCGGACGCGCCGGCGTCGGGGTACGACGTTGGGAGCCGCATCGCGGACCTCGTCGGGCTCGTCGAGGCCCTGTCGCTCGCCGACCCGATTCTGCTCGGCCACTCGATGGGTGGGTCGACCGCCGCGTGGACTGCGGCGACCCACCCCGACCTCCCGCGTGCACTGGTCCTCGAAGACCCCGCCGGGATGTACGGCGACCCGGAGTTGGGACCCGCAGAGCGGGCGCGGTTCGTCCGCGAGACCCTCCGTGAGTGGGCCGACGAGTCGACAGTGGAAGAGTCGTCCACAAACGACACCGCCGACGAGGCCGGGTGGGAACGGCGGGTCGCCGTCGCGAACGCCGAGTGCAGTCCGGAAATCGCCGAAATCGCACGCGAGGGCTACCCCCTCCTGGGGGACGCGTTCGAGCGAATCACCTGCCCGACGCTCGTCCTGAAGGCCGACGCCGACACCGAGCGGAGGGTGACGGACCTCGACATCGCCGACGCACTCGGGGACGGACGACTCGTCCACGTCCCCGGCGCGGGCCACGGTGTGTTCCGGAGCGAGTACGACGCCGCGTTCGCCGAGATGCGCGCGTTTCTCCGGCGGGTGTGCGTCGTCGAGACGGAAGAAGGGCGACGCGGAGTGGGGCGCCGACTCAGACCACCAGCGACCGCAACTGACAGGAGAGGACGACGTCGTCGTCCTGATTCAGCACCTCGGCGTCGTAGGTGA
- a CDS encoding MaoC/PaaZ C-terminal domain-containing protein → MTVTTQGRTITGATVENFAGVSGDFNHLHTDAEAMAESDFGERIAHGALVFSVMTGLLWQSRSEAERDAVVAFYGVDRLRFRAPTFVGDTVHVELEVVEKTERDHPVGNGVITYDAEVLNQDDDVVLSCQLRSLVV, encoded by the coding sequence ATGACCGTCACCACGCAGGGCCGGACCATCACGGGGGCGACGGTGGAGAACTTCGCGGGCGTCAGCGGCGACTTCAACCACCTCCACACCGACGCCGAGGCGATGGCCGAGTCGGACTTCGGCGAGCGAATCGCCCACGGCGCGCTCGTCTTCTCGGTCATGACGGGTCTGCTCTGGCAGTCCAGAAGCGAGGCGGAACGCGACGCCGTCGTCGCCTTCTACGGCGTCGACCGCCTCCGGTTCCGCGCGCCCACGTTCGTCGGCGACACGGTCCACGTCGAACTCGAAGTCGTGGAGAAGACCGAACGCGACCACCCGGTGGGGAACGGCGTCATCACCTACGACGCCGAGGTGCTGAATCAGGACGACGACGTCGTCCTCTCCTGTCAGTTGCGGTCGCTGGTGGTCTGA
- a CDS encoding PaaI family thioesterase: protein MGESDASSRREDDAEETVEARERRLREEAAQHGLFGLLGLDVESAREGRAVLTVPFDETFTNLPNDSMHGGVTAALIDTASGFALRSTFGSGVGLTTTDMNVRYVRPATADLRAEAHVVRAGTSVGVTECEVTSVAPDGDRKVVATGGTTYRLFRGDSA, encoded by the coding sequence ATGGGCGAGTCGGACGCGAGTTCGAGACGCGAGGACGACGCCGAGGAGACGGTCGAGGCCCGCGAGCGCCGCCTGCGGGAGGAGGCCGCCCAGCACGGCCTGTTCGGGTTGCTCGGACTGGACGTCGAGTCCGCCCGCGAGGGCCGCGCCGTGCTGACCGTCCCGTTCGACGAGACGTTCACCAACCTCCCGAACGACTCGATGCACGGCGGCGTCACGGCCGCACTCATCGACACGGCCAGCGGGTTCGCCCTCCGGTCGACGTTCGGGTCCGGCGTGGGCCTGACGACGACGGACATGAACGTGCGCTACGTCCGGCCGGCGACGGCCGACCTGCGCGCCGAGGCGCACGTCGTCCGCGCGGGCACGTCGGTAGGCGTCACCGAGTGCGAGGTGACGAGCGTCGCCCCCGACGGCGACCGGAAGGTGGTCGCGACGGGGGGGACAACCTACCGCCTGTTCCGGGGTGACTCGGCGTGA
- a CDS encoding 3-hydroxyacyl-CoA dehydrogenase/enoyl-CoA hydratase family protein, which produces MELDDIDRVTVLGAGSMGHGITEVVALAGYQVTMRDIEQEYVDDGYDSIKWSLEKLAEKGIVDQTPEEVLNRIETAVDLGEAVSDADLVIEAAPEQMSLKKDIFGELDDLAPEGAILATNTSSLSITEIASATDRPESVVGTHFFNPPVKMDLVEVIYGAETADETAETAYAFVEAIGKTPIYVRKDVNGFVVNSVLGPFGDEAAWMVSGEEASVRQADATMVHERGYPMGPFELSDLTGIDIGYSVRKEAGKPIPPVVQEKVDAEELGQKTGKGYYDYESGDGADYQPEDADGEFDWLRIEARMINEAAKLIGDDVATAEAIDIGMRLGAGFPEGPCRRADKLGLDTVLEKLRERHEATGEDRYDPAAYLEDLVEAGKTGEDASEGFYNYGGEGGERHYTTINADLNEDGLLEVELDRPERLNALNGDLMDEVVHLLETTPTEDVRCVTFEGTGDRAFSAGADITGFSGMEPHEAGVTEFFEVVAEYPRPTLAKIQGFCLGGGHELALACDLRIATEDSEFGFPEINLGLIPGGGGTQRAMRMLTDARAKELVFRGNRIDAETAEEWGLINRAVPESEFDDTVEEFLDDLVHGAPIALGKAKQVMNAGRDQDLSAGLELESQAFGLLLTTEDMKEGTSAFMEKRDAEFEGR; this is translated from the coding sequence ATGGAGCTAGACGACATCGACCGCGTCACCGTCCTCGGTGCGGGGAGCATGGGTCACGGCATCACGGAAGTCGTCGCGCTGGCGGGCTACCAAGTCACGATGCGCGACATCGAACAGGAGTACGTCGACGACGGCTACGACTCCATCAAGTGGTCGCTGGAGAAACTCGCGGAGAAGGGCATCGTCGACCAGACGCCCGAGGAGGTCCTGAACCGCATCGAGACGGCGGTCGACCTCGGGGAGGCCGTCTCCGACGCCGACCTCGTCATCGAGGCCGCGCCCGAGCAGATGAGCCTGAAGAAGGACATCTTCGGCGAGCTCGACGACCTCGCGCCCGAGGGGGCCATCCTCGCGACGAACACCTCTTCGCTGTCCATCACCGAGATAGCGAGCGCCACCGACCGGCCCGAGAGCGTCGTCGGGACGCACTTCTTCAACCCGCCCGTGAAGATGGACCTCGTCGAGGTCATCTACGGCGCGGAAACGGCGGACGAGACGGCGGAGACGGCCTACGCGTTCGTCGAGGCCATCGGCAAGACGCCCATCTACGTCCGCAAGGACGTCAACGGCTTCGTCGTCAACTCCGTGCTCGGCCCGTTCGGCGACGAGGCGGCGTGGATGGTCTCGGGCGAGGAGGCGTCGGTGCGGCAGGCCGACGCCACGATGGTCCACGAACGGGGTTACCCGATGGGACCGTTCGAACTCTCGGACCTGACGGGCATCGACATCGGCTACAGCGTACGCAAGGAGGCGGGGAAACCCATCCCGCCCGTCGTCCAAGAGAAGGTCGACGCCGAGGAACTCGGCCAGAAGACCGGCAAGGGCTACTACGACTACGAGTCGGGCGACGGCGCGGACTACCAGCCGGAGGACGCCGACGGCGAGTTCGACTGGTTGCGTATCGAGGCACGCATGATAAACGAGGCGGCGAAGCTCATCGGGGACGACGTCGCCACCGCGGAGGCCATCGACATCGGGATGCGCCTCGGTGCCGGCTTCCCCGAGGGCCCGTGTCGCCGAGCAGACAAGCTCGGCCTCGACACCGTCCTCGAGAAGCTCCGCGAGCGCCACGAGGCGACCGGCGAGGACCGCTACGACCCCGCCGCGTACCTCGAAGACCTCGTCGAGGCGGGCAAGACCGGCGAGGACGCCAGCGAGGGCTTCTACAACTACGGCGGCGAGGGAGGCGAGCGCCACTACACGACCATCAACGCCGACCTGAACGAGGACGGCCTCCTCGAAGTCGAACTCGACCGTCCCGAACGCCTGAACGCGCTCAACGGCGATCTGATGGACGAGGTGGTCCACCTGCTGGAGACGACGCCGACCGAGGACGTGCGCTGTGTCACCTTCGAGGGGACCGGCGACCGGGCGTTCTCCGCCGGGGCGGACATCACCGGCTTCTCCGGGATGGAACCGCACGAGGCGGGCGTCACGGAGTTCTTCGAGGTCGTCGCAGAGTACCCCCGGCCCACGCTGGCGAAGATTCAGGGCTTCTGTCTCGGCGGGGGTCACGAACTCGCTCTCGCCTGCGACCTGCGAATCGCCACCGAGGACTCGGAGTTCGGCTTCCCCGAAATCAACCTCGGCCTCATCCCCGGCGGCGGCGGCACCCAGCGTGCGATGCGGATGCTCACCGACGCTCGCGCGAAGGAACTCGTCTTCCGCGGGAACCGCATCGACGCCGAGACCGCAGAGGAGTGGGGTCTCATCAACCGGGCCGTCCCCGAGAGCGAGTTCGACGACACGGTCGAGGAGTTCCTCGACGACCTCGTCCACGGCGCGCCCATCGCACTGGGGAAGGCGAAGCAAGTGATGAACGCCGGTCGCGACCAGGACCTCTCGGCGGGCCTCGAACTGGAGTCCCAGGCGTTCGGCCTCCTGCTCACCACCGAGGACATGAAGGAGGGCACCAGCGCGTTCATGGAGAAACGCGACGCCGAGTTCGAGGGCAGGTAG